In Amphiura filiformis chromosome 1, Afil_fr2py, whole genome shotgun sequence, the following are encoded in one genomic region:
- the LOC140152194 gene encoding LOW QUALITY PROTEIN: lysine-specific demethylase 4C-like (The sequence of the model RefSeq protein was modified relative to this genomic sequence to represent the inferred CDS: deleted 2 bases in 1 codon): MSLSTENHKIMVFRPTLEEMKDFAGYIKYMESKGAHKAGVAKVIPPKEFVPRKDYSTVDLTIPAPIQQEVMGHKGLFTQFNIQKKPLTYHEFKKMALSDKYKTPDHFDFEDLERKYWRNLAYNSPIYGADVSGTIYDKDWNIWNINRLGTVLDVIEEEQGVKIEGVNTAYLYFGMWKTTFAWHTEDMDLYSINYIHFGAPKTWYAIPPIHAKRLERLASGFYPQNFQVCSNFLRHKMTVISPHILKKYSIPVNKITQETGEFMITFPYGYHSGFNHGFNCAESTNFASNRWIDYGKRANCCTCARDTVKINMDPFVRIFQPERYEAWVLGNDFTYLEDVDGPLSEAQLEAKRDRMPHKRETAMLKRKIAQMEQTKPRRHPVHKRYAQDVDTEVTSAKMPKMPKSPKKGGRISTVTFSSITKLWAAQAQHLMRMLWKWKSRSKTTNPYLLNVKQELKKKIKEKSKHKKSKTDHAEKFAKSPVKQESTKSPVKEEPAKSPFISEPTKSLVREEPTKSPVKEEPVKQEPTKSPVKQEPTKSPVKQEPTKSPVKLDRASRKSSPTKEPHGQKPVKLRTKRALEELKKKEELDVKEETKSEEEVQVRTEHAYSSTPSNGKSHADHVPTVSPEPSASESVKRHGKSRKKHHSSKDRHSKKKSKEKSSRHRSSKDGSSKEKLPKDKSPKEKSSKDRSSKEKLLEKKSKKVKKSRHIGGEEKRGRGKAMKDFTTQEYALMKTWARSMFGLWVTQPNSFEMEQAYNASMADQKPGCCVCTLFYNDKVDMMLSQPSPPQTSAWDSSGKIDSQDWSTGDRAFSSSMSRVAGTEEDRRMVVLTPEYCFSASAENPNPTCMNSLLSPEGRSPILTCSQCMIAVHASCYGEAEIPESGEWKCNRCEEGEFLAECCLCNLRGGALKVTSDDNWAHIVCAMAIPEVTFEDVEAREPINIDRISPARLKLKCFFCRTFIKNSPRNGACIQCSVGKCALSFHVTCAHAAGVIMEASDWPFSVYATCLRHPFPNRDLPRDRPLREVRNGEKVIAKYKNNRYYKSVVAGERDQLFYHVLFDDGTFSDNLFAQDIESHDCIHNKDPQKGEAVTVRWTDNELYNGKFVKSYYVKLYDVEFENESVVTVKREDIYAREEPLPKRVKTRFSHASDMQHEDFLENKVVPEKYRHLPNRDGHPDSPTDMEAPSTSGCTSHSANNGESHVGFLFASQVESDSLLTQYRAEPASPYKVKSEPSLLMEGIADAPAMNVDSPGNSPVKARHESPLRYQVGPVRSSPSLSSPLKTEQVSPLKIRLLPEKVSSPTTHNVNGGSGSQQQQQNSPMSASEAAALAALASLSSFSTQRNPLTH; encoded by the exons ATGAGTCTGTCAACAGAGAATCACAAGATCATGGTCTTTCGACCAACCTTGGAGGAGATGAAAGATTTTGCTGGCTACATTAAGTACATGGAATCAAAGGGAGCTCACAAGGCTGGCGTAGCAAAG GTGATACCACCCAAGGAATTTGTTCCTAGGAAGGATTACAGTACCGTGGACCTTACCATTCCTGCCCCTATCCAGCAGGAAGTGATGGGTCACAAAGGGTTGTTTACACAATTCAACATCCAGAAGAAGCCGCTCACTTATCATGAATTTAAGAAAATGGCCTTGAGTGACAA GTACAAGACACCAGATCATTTTGACTTTGAAGATTTGGAGAGGAAATACTGGAGGAACCTGGCCTATAACTCGCCCATCTATGGGGCCGATGTGTCTGGAACTATTTATGACAAAGATTGGAATATCTGGAATATTAACCGGCTTGGCACTGTACTAGATGTCATCGAAGAAGAACAAG GTGTGAAAATAGAAGGAGTTAACACAGCCTACCTCTATTTTGGAATGTGGAAAACTACCTTTGCCTGGCATACCGAAGATATGGATCTGTACAGCATCAATTATATTCACTTTGGTGCTCCCAAAACATG GTATGCTATTCCACCAATACATGCTAAACGGCTGGAGAGATTAGCATCAG GCTTTTATCCGCAGAACTTCCAGGTGTGCTCCAACTTCCTTCGTCACAAAATGACAGTCATCTCGCCACACATTCTCAAGAAGTATTCCATCCCAGTCAATAAG ATAACACAAGAAACAGGGGAGTTCATGATCACCTTCCCGTATGGTTACCACTCGGGTTTCAACCATGGATTCAACTGCGCAGAATCAACCAACTTTGCATCTAACAGATGGATTGATTATGGCAAGAGAGCCAACTGT TGCACATGTGCAAGGGACACTGTCAAGATTAACATGGATCCGTTTGTGAGGATATTCCAACCAGAGCGCTATGAAGCATGGGTTCTGGGCAATGATTTCACATACCTGGAAGATGTAGATGGGCCTTTGAGTGAAGCTCAGTTAGAGGCAAAACGGGACCGTATGCCTCATAAAAG GGAGACTGCAATGTTAAAACGAAAGATTGCGCAAATGGAACAAACCAAACCAAGACGACATCCTGTCCACAAACGATATGCACAGGATGTAGACACAGAAGTGACATCGGCAAAGATGCCCAAGATGCCCAAGTCGCCCAAGAAAGGTGGTCGCATATCGACTGTGACGTTCAGCAGCATTACGAAGCTTTGGGCAGCTCAAGCGCAGCATCTGATGAGGATGTTGTGGAAGTGGAAGTCGAGATCGAAGACAACGAACCCATACCTG CTGAACGTGAAACAGGAGTTGAAAAAGAAGATCAAGGAAAAATCAAAGCATAAAAAGAGTAAGACAGATCATGCAGAAAAGTTTGCAAAGTCTCCAGTAAAACAAGAATCAACAAAGTCTCCAGTTAAAGAAGAACCAGCAAAGTCACCGTTTATATCAGAACCAACAAAGTCACTGGTTAGAGAAGAACCAACAAAGTCACCAGTCAAAGAAGAACCAGTTAAGCAAGAACCAACAAAGTCGCCAGTTAAGCAAGAACCAACAAAGTCGCCAGTTAAGCAAGAACCAACAAAGTCGCCAGTTAAACTAGATCGAGCAAGTCGAAAATCCTCACCTACAAAAGAACCTCATGGGCAGAAACCTGTGAAATTAAGAACAAAGAGAGCTTTAGAGGAACTGAAGAAGAAGGAAGAACTTGACGTGAAAGAGGAGACTAAGTCGGAAGAGGAAGTACAAGTGCGCACAGAGCACGCGTATAGCTCTACTCCCAGCAATGGCAAATCGCACGCTGATCATGTACCCACAGTAAGCCCAGAACCATCAGCATCAGAAAGTGTCAAAAGACACGGAAAGTCGAGGAAGAAGCACCATTCGTCTAAAGACAGACATTCAAAGAAGAAATCCAAGGAGAAATCATCTAGACACAGATCATCCAAGGATGGATCTTCCAAAGAGAAATTACCCAAGGATAAATCGCCGAAAGAGAAATCGTCAAAAGATAGATCATCAAAAGAGAAATTGTTGGAGAAGAAATCGAAGAAAGTGAAGAAATCAAGACATATTGGCGGTGAAGAGAAAAGAGGCAGAGGAAAAGCTATGAAAG ATTTCACAACGCAAGAATACGCACTGATGAAGACATGGGCACGATCCATGTTTGGTCTCTGGGTCACGCAACCAAACAGTTTTGAGATGGAGCAGGCCTACAACGCGTCGATGGCTGATCAGAAACCCGGATGCTGCGTGTGCACGTTGTTCTATAATGACAAGGTAGATATGATGCTGTCTCAGCCTTCACCTCCCCAAACTAGTGCATGGGACAGCTCAGGCAAG ATTGATAGTCAAGACTGGAGCACAGGAGACAGGGCATTCTCAAGTTCAATGAGTCGCGTCGCCGGCACAGAAGAGGACCGGCGGATGGTTGTGTTGACACCAGAGTATTGTTTCTCTGCCAGTGCTGAGAACCCCAACCCAACCTGTATGAATTCACTGCTGTCACCAGAGGGTAGAAGCCCTATTCTGACTTGCTCACAGTGTATGATTGCTGTACATGCAA GCTGCTATGGTGAGGCTGAGATACCTGAGTCCGGGGAATGGAAATGTAATAGATGTGAAGAAGGAGAATTCCTTGCT GAATGCTGCTTATGTAACTTGCGAGGTGGCGCCCTCAAGGTTACCAGTGATGACAACTGGGCTCACATTGTATGTGCTATGGCTATACCTGAAGTCACGTTTGAAGATGTGGAAGCCAGGGAACCTATCAATATTGACAGAATCTCACCGGCTAGGTTAAAACTG aaatGCTTCTTCTGCCGCACATTTATCAAGAACAGCCCCCGGAATGGTGCATGTATTCAGTGTTCAGTGGGCAAGTGTGCTCTCTCCTTCCACGTGACATGCGCACATGCTGCCGGTGTCATCATGGAAGCCAGCGACTGGCCGTTCTCTGTCTATGCCACTTGTCTGAGGCATCCATTCCCTAACAGAGATCTG CCCAGAGATCGTCCTCTTCGGGAAGTGAGGAACGGAGAGAAGGTGATCGCCAAGTACAAGAACAACCGCTACTATAAATCTGTGGTAGCTGGGGAGAGAGATCAGCTTTTCTATCATGTGCTCTTTGATGATGGAACTTTCAGTGATAACCTATTTGCTCAGGATATAGAG AGCCATGATTGTATTCACAACAAGGACCCTCAGAAAGGAGAAGCAGTCACGGTACGCTGGACAGACAATGAGTTATACAACGGCAAGTTTGTAAAGAGCTACTATGTGAAGCTCTATGACGTGGAGTTTGAAAACGAGTCTGTTGTCACTGTCAAGAGAGAGGATATCTATGCCAGAGAGGAACCGCTGCCAAAAAGGGTCAAAACAAGATTT TCACACGCATCAGATATGCAGCATGAAGACTTCCTAGAAAACAAAGTCGTCCCAGAGAAATACCGCCACCTGCCAAATCGTGATGGCCATCCCGATTCGCCGACTGATATGGAGGCGCCCTCAACTAGTGGCTGTACAAGTCATAGTGCAAATAACGGAGAGTCGCACGTTGGGTTCTTGTTTGCGAGTCAAGTTGAGTCGGATTCATTACTGACTCAATACAGAGCAGAACCAGCATCACCATATAAGGTGAAATCAGAACCCTCACTGTTGATGGAGGGGATTGCTGATGCTCCAGCAATGAACGTTGACTCTCCAGGGAACTCGCCAGTAAAGGCGAGGCACGAATCGCCGTTAAGATACCAAGTCGGTCCGGTGCGGTCATCGCCGAGTTTGTCAAGTCCGTTGAAAACAGAGCAGGTGTCGCCATTGAAGATAAGATTATTACCAGAGAAGGTGTCTTCACCAACGACGCATAATGTGAACGGTGGCTCAGGATCACAGCAACAGCAGCAGAATTCACCGATGTCAGCATCAGAAGCTGCAGCACTTGCTGCATTAGCATCACTGTCTTCGTTCTCAACACAACGGAATCCGTTGACACACTGA